The genomic interval CTGGTGTATACTGGTCTGTGCTGGTTGGGCGCAGTTCCTGCACTACAGACTGGAGGAGGGGCAGTGGGTTGCCCCCGGCCTGTTCAAGGGGGCACTGGGGGCTACTGGGGTGTACTGGGGGCTACTGGGGGCCACTGAGGAGATTCAGGGGCCtactggggggcactggggcgCTATAGATGGGTTATTGGGATGGACTGGGAGGCATTGGGAGCTactgggaggcagtggggagATGCTGGAGTGCACTGAGAGCTACTGGNNNNNNNNNNNNNNNNNNNNNNNNNNNNNNNNNNNNNNNNNNNNNNNNNNNNNNNNNNNNNNNNNNNNNNNNNNNNNNNNNNNNNNNNNNNNNNNNNNNNNNNNNNNNNNNNNNNNNNNNNNNNNNNNNNNNNNNNNNNNNNNNNNNNNNNNNNNNNNNNNNNNNNNNNNNNNNNNNNNNNNNNNNNNNNNNNNNNNNNNacattttttaacattttttattaatcaatttccccttttccgtgttttttttttttgtttgtttttttggggggagggggttcACCCCCAAATAAACccgctcctctccctcccccaccctgcctgctgGTGTCACTGGGGCCACCCAGACACTGGGgtcgccccctcccccccccccccccccccaggcttGGGGACACGTGGGGACACCTCAGCACGTGGTGGCAGCTCCTGCGGAGAGGTGAGGGGTCAGGGGGCACCCAGACACTCAGTATtcaggacccccccccccagccacctgGGACTCCCCTGGACACCTGGGACCCCCCACCCACATGCCTGGgacaccaccccccccaggaCACCTGGGACCCCCCCCTAACAGGTCACCCAGGAACCCCCCTGGCCACCTGGGACCCCCCCACCTGGTCACCTGGGACCCCCCTCCCGGGTGCCTGAGACCCCCCCCGGACACCGGGACCCCCCCCGCCGGACACGCGggacccgccccccccccccctcccagacAGGACACCCGGGACCCCCCACCTGGTCACTTGGGATCCTCCCCCCGGGTGTCTGGgatccctccccccccccccccacccccccccgtCACCTGCACCCCCCCGGGGTGGAGGGGGCTTACCAGGGCCAACCAGGTGTGATGCCTCTGGGGGGGGACGGCGGCGGCTgtgggggagggaggcaggggggctgTGACCCTGCCATGTTCCCCCCCACCTTGGGGACACCCCTGTTACCCCCTTAGGGACACCGCTGCCCTCCCCCTTGGGGACCTCCTTGCCACCCCCTTGGGGAcatccctgcagcctcccctggTGACACCCTTgtgcccccgcccccccccccccccgccatgtcccccccatgtcccctcctgtcccacCTGGCTTTGCTCCGGCACTTGCACTTCCCACCTGCAGGGGACGTCAGAGGGGacagcagctggggggaggggtgaCATGCCACCCCTCCAGGGGACATCGAACCCAGGGGATTCCTCAGAGACCCCCCCAGTGACATGGAACTCCCCCCCAAGGGACACAGGGACCCCCTAGTGacacagggacacccccccaGTGACATGGGGACCTTCCAGGTGACAGGGGGACCCCCCCACGTGAcacagggacccccccccccagtgacACATGGGGACTCTCAGGTGACATACTCCCCCCCCAGGTGACAGGGGGACCCCCCCCAAATGATACAGGGGACCCCCTTAGTGACATGGGGGACACCCCCAGTGACACAGGGCCCCCCCCTGGTGACATGGGACACCCCCTGGTGACAAGGGGACACCCCCCTCCAGTGACATGGGGACCCCCCCAGTGACACATGGGGACTCCCAGGTaacatcccccaccccccaccccccggggTGACAGAGGGACCCCCCCAAGTGACCTTCCCCATTGACAATGGGACCTTCCAGGTGGCACAGAGACCCCCCTGGTGACACGGGGACACCCCTGGTAACATGGGGACTCCCCTTAGTGACACATAGGGACTCCCACGTGAcatacaccccccccccccaggtgaCACCGTGACACCCTAAGTGACACAGGGACCCCCTAGTGGCACAGGGACCCTCCTGGTGACACAGGGACCCCCCTGGTGACACAGGGACACTCCAGGTGGCACAGAGACCCACATGGTGACACGGGGACACCACTGGTGACATGGGGACCCCCCCCAGTGACATGAGGACCCCCCCCGGCGACACGGGGCCCCCCCAGGTGACACGGGGACACTCCCCAGGTGACACTCACTGAGGAGGACGATGATGCCGATGACACAGAGGACAGCGGCCAGCGCCAGCCCTGTCACCCGCAGGCGGTGCCAGTCTGGGGGGGTGTGGACACGGTGGGGACCCCCCTGTCACCCCCCCTTGGGGACACCCCTGTTACCCCCCTCAGGGACCCCCCCATCACCACCCCCCCCTTGGGGCCCCCCTGTCACCCCCCCAGGGCCCCCCCTGTCACCCCTCCCTTGGGAACACCCCTGTCAccccccccagggacccccactGTCATCCCCCCCTTGGGGCCCCCCCCTGTCACCCCTCCCTTGGGGACACCCCTGTCACCCCCCGTCCCACTCACCATACTGGAAGGGACTGGCGGCAtctggtggggagggggaggggtcAGTCCCCTGGTGGGACACCAGTATGGACTACCCCCCTCCCAGTACCACTCGCTCCCATTCTCAGTATGGCTCCTCCCCGCTCCCAGTAtcacccacccccctcccagTATCACCCGCTCCCATTCCAAGTATggctcctccctgctcccagtaTGAcacctccccccgccccccccagtATCACTCGTTCCCAATCCCAGTATGGCTCCTCCCCGCTCCCAGTATGACAACCCCCTCCAGTATCACCCACTCCCATTCCCAGTATggctcctccctgctcccagtatgacacacacacacaccccagtatggcttctctcccctcccagtATCGCACACCCCCCAGTATGGCTCCTCCCCGCTCCCAGTATGACCCACACCCCCCCAGTATCACTCGCTCCCATTCCCAGTATGGCTCGACCCTGCTCCCAGTATGACACGCACACCCCAGTATGgcttctctcccctcccagtATCACATACCCCCCAGTATGGCTCCTCCTTGTTCCCAGTatgacacacacaccccagtaTGATCCCCCTCCCATTCCCAGTacagcccctgcccccctcccagTTTGTCCCAGTTACTCACCGGGGTCTCTATGTTCCCTCTCACTGGGGACAGAACTGGGGAGAGAGCAAAAACCAGTTGCAGAGGCTCAGCTGGCCAGTACCCTCCCAGTTCCCCCCCAGTTCCTTCCCAGTTCCCCCAGCTTCCCTCCCAGTCACCCCAATTGCCCCTAATTCTGCCTCCCAATTCCCTCCCAGTTATTGCGAGTTCACCCCAGTCATTCCCAGTTCCCGGCCAATTACCCCCAGTTCTTCCCAGTTCCCTCCCAGTTCTGCCTCCCAGTTCCCTC from Falco biarmicus isolate bFalBia1 chromosome 3, bFalBia1.pri, whole genome shotgun sequence carries:
- the LOC130145956 gene encoding FXYD domain-containing ion transport regulator 3-like produces the protein MGGGSYWEAILGCACHTGSRVEPYWEWERVILGGCGSYWERGGAILGDAASPFQYDWHRLRVTGLALAAVLCVIGIIVLLSGKCKCRSKASRRRPPPEASHLVGPGAATTC